The following are from one region of the uncultured Hyphomonas sp. genome:
- a CDS encoding dihydrofolate reductase, whose protein sequence is MPDSLNVCLIAARGKNNVIGKEGDLPWRLKDDLTFFKKVTMGCPILMGRKTWESLPVRPLKGRENIVMTRDWTYNAPGARVYSSFPAAINAARAVAMRERANCVFVIGGATIYNLALPYVDRIFMTEVDAAPEGDAHFPELQADNWSRETLATYPAGDGNDHAFSIVRMERQAALAPRS, encoded by the coding sequence ATGCCGGACAGTCTGAACGTCTGCCTCATCGCCGCTCGCGGCAAGAACAATGTGATCGGAAAAGAAGGTGACCTGCCTTGGCGCCTGAAAGATGATCTTACCTTCTTCAAGAAGGTCACGATGGGCTGCCCCATCCTGATGGGTCGCAAGACCTGGGAAAGCCTGCCCGTCCGCCCTCTCAAAGGCCGCGAGAACATCGTGATGACGCGCGACTGGACCTATAACGCCCCCGGCGCGCGGGTCTATTCCAGCTTTCCGGCGGCCATCAATGCCGCGCGGGCCGTCGCGATGCGAGAGCGGGCCAACTGCGTGTTCGTCATCGGCGGCGCGACGATCTACAATCTCGCCCTGCCCTATGTCGACCGGATCTTCATGACCGAAGTCGACGCCGCCCCCGAAGGCGATGCCCATTTCCCGGAATTGCAGGCGGACAACTGGTCCCGCGAGACGCTGGCCACCTATCCGGCCGGGGACGGGAACGATCACGCTTTCTCCATCGTCCGGATGGAGCGTCAGGCGGCATTGGCGCCGCGTAGCTGA
- a CDS encoding SMP-30/gluconolactonase/LRE family protein, with product MEYETIASGLRFPEGPVVMADGSIIVVEIEKKCITRCWDGGKTEVIATPGGGPNGLAIGPDGALWVCNNGGFEYAELDGMLIPGNCPDDYDGGRIERVDLSTGKVERVIEAVDGNPLRGPNDLVFDKAGNLYFTDHGKVHPRHREFGGLYFLANGASAAKELDYHYSSPNGVGLSPDEQTVYMADTMTGRMWAFDLESPGVIKPASPLNGGRVVATMPGLQYFDSLGMTAAGNVCVATILNGGITTITPDGQHSHIAFPDLLVTNIAFGGDDMRDAYITLSGTGNLIKCRWPEPGLKLNFNA from the coding sequence ATGGAATATGAGACAATCGCCAGCGGGCTCCGCTTTCCGGAAGGCCCGGTCGTCATGGCCGACGGGTCCATCATCGTGGTGGAGATCGAGAAAAAGTGCATCACGCGCTGTTGGGATGGCGGCAAGACCGAAGTGATCGCGACGCCCGGCGGCGGCCCGAACGGTCTCGCCATCGGGCCGGATGGCGCGCTCTGGGTCTGCAACAATGGCGGCTTCGAATATGCCGAATTGGACGGCATGCTGATCCCCGGCAACTGCCCGGACGATTATGATGGCGGCCGGATCGAACGGGTGGACCTGTCCACCGGCAAGGTCGAACGCGTCATCGAAGCGGTCGATGGCAACCCGCTGAGAGGGCCGAACGATCTGGTCTTCGACAAGGCCGGCAATCTCTATTTCACCGACCATGGCAAAGTGCATCCGCGCCACCGCGAATTCGGCGGGCTCTATTTCCTCGCCAACGGGGCCAGCGCGGCTAAGGAACTGGACTATCACTATTCCAGCCCCAACGGCGTCGGCCTCTCGCCTGACGAGCAGACCGTCTACATGGCCGACACGATGACCGGCCGCATGTGGGCGTTCGATCTGGAAAGCCCCGGCGTGATCAAGCCAGCCAGCCCGCTGAACGGCGGCCGCGTCGTGGCCACCATGCCCGGCCTGCAATATTTCGACAGCCTCGGCATGACCGCCGCAGGAAATGTCTGTGTGGCAACCATCCTGAATGGCGGCATCACCACGATCACGCCGGACGGCCAGCACAGCCACATCGCCTTCCCGGACCTGCTGGTCACCAATATCGCCTTTGGCGGAGACGACATGCGCGATGCCTACATCACGCTGTCGGGCACGGGAAACCTGATCAAATGCCGATGGCCTGAACCGGGCCTGAAGCTCAACTTCAACGCCTGA